A genomic stretch from bacterium includes:
- a CDS encoding DUF2318 domain-containing protein, whose translation MAVNRSKGMIIGGVVAGILVVAVVAAVSAGMLDGLFKKSPAETAKAAGVVEAADAVRIPLKALDSGKALFLSLESGGRQYYYFALKSQDGAYRAALDACDVCFKSNRGYRQEGDLMVCNNCGQTFPSNRIAEIKGGCNPHPLARGIEGQDLVIRKADILAREDYFARKRS comes from the coding sequence ATGGCGGTAAATCGCAGCAAGGGGATGATCATCGGTGGGGTGGTTGCAGGAATACTTGTTGTTGCCGTCGTTGCGGCGGTTTCCGCCGGCATGCTGGACGGTCTCTTCAAGAAATCCCCCGCGGAAACGGCGAAAGCGGCGGGGGTGGTGGAGGCGGCGGACGCCGTGAGGATCCCACTGAAGGCCCTCGATTCCGGAAAAGCCCTCTTCCTGTCGCTGGAGTCGGGGGGGCGGCAGTATTACTACTTCGCGCTGAAAAGCCAGGATGGTGCATACCGGGCGGCGCTCGACGCTTGCGACGTCTGCTTCAAGTCGAACCGCGGGTACCGGCAGGAAGGCGACCTCATGGTCTGCAACAATTGCGGCCAGACCTTCCCGTCGAACCGGATCGCAGAGATCAAGGGCGGGTGCAACCCTCATCCCCTGGCGCGGGGGATCGAAGGGCAGGATCTCGTGATCAGGAAGGCCGACATTCTGGCGCGCGAGGATTACTTCGCCCGGAAGCGGTCATGA
- a CDS encoding ABC transporter permease, whose protein sequence is MNIRKLAWKNLLRRKSRAVFTGLGIFLGIATFVAISSITSQMEGAVQDQLDRFGANIVVSPRAEQLSLGFGNIALGGTEVAHSRLAMADRERIASIHHKDRIRSIVPFLMTAADASGKTLVWMGLPGTDVATARPWWKIQGGGGLKRGEVLLGAEAAALLDKGPGGTVTAGNRLYRVAGVLHSTGEKEDGMVIADIADVQALAKKPGAVTYFEVAALCKDCPVEDIVAQIGQALPGARVSAIRQVVESRKAAVDHLRRLGFGVSAIVLLIGGLMVLVTVMGGVQERTREIGVLRAVGFRKRSIFSLLFWETGWVSLLSSLLGAGTGIAVAYLVSPAFGIEHPSVVFAPAIFGAAAGLSLGLIGAIPPARRAAALSPTEAIRSL, encoded by the coding sequence ATGAACATCAGGAAGCTCGCCTGGAAGAACCTGCTCCGCCGGAAGTCGCGCGCCGTCTTCACGGGCCTCGGGATCTTCCTCGGGATCGCCACGTTCGTCGCGATCTCGTCGATCACCTCGCAGATGGAAGGTGCGGTCCAGGACCAGCTGGACCGGTTCGGCGCCAATATCGTTGTGTCCCCGAGGGCCGAGCAGCTCTCCCTCGGGTTCGGAAACATCGCCCTCGGAGGCACGGAGGTGGCGCACTCCCGCCTCGCCATGGCGGACAGGGAGCGCATTGCGTCGATCCACCACAAGGACCGGATCCGTTCCATCGTCCCCTTCCTGATGACCGCCGCGGACGCCTCGGGCAAGACCCTCGTCTGGATGGGGCTTCCCGGGACGGATGTGGCGACCGCCCGCCCATGGTGGAAGATCCAGGGGGGGGGTGGGCTGAAACGCGGAGAGGTGCTGCTGGGCGCCGAGGCCGCGGCGCTGCTCGACAAGGGGCCTGGGGGGACCGTGACGGCCGGGAACCGCCTCTACCGCGTCGCCGGTGTGCTCCATTCGACGGGGGAGAAGGAGGACGGGATGGTCATCGCCGACATCGCGGACGTGCAGGCGCTGGCGAAGAAGCCCGGGGCCGTGACGTATTTCGAGGTGGCGGCGCTGTGCAAGGATTGCCCGGTGGAGGACATCGTGGCCCAGATCGGGCAGGCGTTGCCGGGCGCGCGGGTGTCGGCGATCCGGCAGGTGGTGGAGAGCCGGAAGGCCGCGGTGGACCATCTCCGGCGCCTCGGGTTCGGCGTCTCGGCGATCGTGCTGCTGATCGGGGGGCTCATGGTGCTGGTGACCGTGATGGGCGGGGTGCAGGAGCGCACGCGCGAGATCGGGGTTCTGCGGGCGGTCGGGTTCCGGAAACGGTCGATCTTCTCGCTCCTGTTCTGGGAGACCGGCTGGGTGTCGCTCCTCTCGTCGCTCCTTGGGGCGGGAACGGGAATCGCCGTCGCGTATTTAGTGTCGCCGGCCTTCGGGATCGAGCATCCTTCGGTCGTCTTCGCCCCGGCGATCTTCGGCGCCGCCGCCGGCCTCTCCCTCGGGTTGATCGGGGCCATCCCGCCGGCGCGACGCGCCGCGGCCCTGTCGCCCACCGAAGCGATCCGCAGCCTATGA